AAGAATGATTTcagttaaaataaaaagtgtCAGAATACTTATAAGGAAACTCTTTCCTGTGGAGAGGATGGAAAAAGAGGACTGATCAATAAACTTTTGGCTACTGATTCCTTTGAATAAAGAtgctttaaaaataaataaacaaaagttAGATATGCACAACAGGCCGTATTTATAAACTAACGATAAAATTAATGGAACAATCTCATATAAGTACCAACTCAGGCAACCTGCCAATTATGTAAAGGTATCATTTACTATGCAAAAATAGGTCATAACCTGAAGGGTGAAGACATCATGGTAAAAGGATCTCATGGTATAATTGCCAACAACATCCTTCCTGAAATGTAGGAACTATCATGTGGCTGAAAATATCTATTTGCAGTAAGTTATGTTTAAGAGCAGAGAGCATGTAAAGAAAATGTTATGTATATCATGCATGTTTTTCAAGTAGTAATTTCTTTCTAAGGCATCCAATTCCTTGTGTAGTGGGATTGATAAATTCTCTTCTACAATATCATTTCCAATGTATCTAAAAGATGAAAAAAGTTGGAATGAGTGATAATATTATGATAGCCCTTTTTGGCAGGGTAACAAATATGAAGGCTACATGCAGCACAACATCTACATATCACAATTGGAAGATATATAAGAGGGTTCGTTTGGAAcaccgtattaggtcgtattgtattgtattgtattatattgaattgtattttatgcaatatttttatagaaaactatatgtggtattaacttttatagacacctaaatatataatattttagtataaattaaagtttaacatagtattatataaaaatatgatatataatccaattcaatataatacaatacaatacaatacggcctaatacggcgttccaaacgagcccagaATGTGTGATCCAGATGCTCCTAGCAGATtacaaataaatgaaattttctAGCACAACGTATAAGCTAGAGTCAGGTGCACAAGGTACAAGACATATATAAGACATACTCATCAAGGAAAAAACCTGCATCAGCAAGACACTTCACTACTACATCTTTCGGAAGAAGTTTGCGGAAGTCATCACAATGTATAAGAGCAGCCAACCCACCAGCAGAACATCCTGAAAGAAGAGCCTAAAACAAGATTCCACAGATATTAGGGGGAAAAAATACTGAATAGCTTTTAACTTCAAATGGAAGCATAGTACATTTGTAACTTTGACAACAATACTAGCTTAACCAAATTATATTCGTACTACATACTACAAGCGACAAATTATAGAGAAGAGAAAGACCTGTTTTGCTCTAGACATGCCAATTGATAACAGTTCATCCATAAGTTCTTCCCATATAAGTTGGCCTCTGAAAAACAGATTGTTCCCAGTCtgcattacaaaaataaatatataaataaatacagCAGTATCAATGACTAAATATTTATCTTCATAAACCGAAAACATACTTTCAGCTCAGTCTCGGGGTGGCCAGCAAAAGATGCACCATCACAATATCGTAACTTGACCTTGTTCCAGTTGAAGAAATCTAGAAAATGCACACAAATATAAAGCTACAAGAACCAATTATAGTTAAGACTTAAGACACGAAGTAGGGGCTTGCGCAAGGATTTTAAATATAGTACCAGGATTCTGTGATGGGTCACTGCTCAAAATCCCAGAAAAGGGTACACGACGTGTCATATAATTGAGAGAGCCCAACTGGGTCTTCGCGCGGAAAGAACATGATTCTCTATTAGCGCACCAACCTCCACCCTACACACGATTCGTCAATCCAAAATTGAAAAATGGAAAATTCAAACAGTTAATGGCGTGAATTGAAATTTAAATTCGGAATGCAAACCTCAACGTGAAGAAGCCAATTTTCAGACCCAGATCCAAAGCCCTTCTTGAAATGATATCCAGGTACACTCCCATCTAAACAAACTGCAAAACGACAAGCAAGAAAAGATTTTCAGAGTCCGTTCCTTCGAATTACACTGAAGgaagggagaagaagaagaagaagataggATAGGGTATAGGTCAAGTACGAGCGCCTCTAGACTTAGCGTTGCGCAAGAAGGTCAAGTCAACAACATCATCGTCGGCAGTGGCATCGACCGGAGATGGAGAGTCGGGATCGTCGGAGAAAGAGTTGATGGTGAAAGTGAGGACGAAGATGGTGATTGTGAAAACAGCGATTGCGATTGCCCAATCCCTCTTCGACCATCTTCTCAACCAAACCAGAAATCGAATTCTGAGATTGGTGGCcattgatagaagatctttGAGCTTGGAAGACTTCACTCGTTACATTGACTTTTCAATTACCGAACTTTTCTGAATATTGGCGCCAGAAGCCCACTAACTCATACTTGGCCCAATGGGCCAGTGAAAGCCCAAATACAATATGTAGAGTTATGAAAGGAGAACACAAGCTCACCTCGATCTAGAGAGCTCAACAACAAACGACACCGCCATTGCTGGCGCGTCCTCCACTGCCGAAACCTAACACCGCCGTCGCGTTATGCCTCTGACTGTCGACTTTTAATACTGGTCGCGCCGAGATATGTAGTGATAATCAATGTCTTTGACTTCTCAACATTGATTTCGAAGTCTTTCAATGGTGAGATACAAATTATTTCATCTTTTAATcgagttatttatttttcaaaattttaatggATGCCCTTTGAATATAGTGTAGAAGAACATTTTAAATAAAGCATGTCATACCAAATGTTTGTTGGAATGATTAACTGAATAGAAGATTGCTTTGAATGATTCTGTTGAACTTATAGTTTTCTTAAGCTATTTGTTATAGATCTTTAGCATACAAATGTTGAATTGAATGGTTTTGTACATTTTGATATATTCTGTATGACTATGGTAGGTAACCATCTTGATGAACTGTAGTTAATTcgttgtatttttataaatggtTGAAGTCTCAAGAAATCTAAGAGTGACCAGTTGTTATTTAGTTGGAATTCTAATATATGATTTGAGTGACTTTGAGGAGAAACAAATTAATGAACTGAATTAAAAGAATTCACAATTCATTATAGCTATGATATTTTTGCTGATATACGCCTTATCTGTAGTTTGATTGCTCCTGTTTTTCCTTTTCATGAATTACTTTGTGTGAGAAAAGTAAGAAAAAAGGTAAAGTTGGATGACTCATAAAAGCATATTGTAATGGTGccaaacataataaattatttcctCAGTTTCCTTATACTTTTCTTCCCTGCCATAACCTAAAATCCAAGCTTGAAACATAGCCTTGGGCAATACAATTATGGCATGAGTGTGTAATATTTTTGTCTTGTTCATTCATCAGTGAGACCAAAACACAGCATTTTGAAAGTTCTGTTTCATCACTGCGGCTGCTCAATTGACGAAGGGGACAACCAGTGAGAGAAATCGGAAAGATGGGAAGATTAGCAGTTGCAGTGATGGTGAGCTTGTGGGTGATTCCCATTTCTATCCTCGTCAATCGTATTGTGCCCGAACCCTACATGGTAGCACTAATAATAATTGTTCTTGaagttaattttttcttttttttgccTGAAAAAACTTAAGGCCCCATAATTTCTAATTTGTAGGACGAGATATTCCACATGCCTCAGGCTCAGCAGTACTGCAAAGGAAATTTCAGAAGCTGGGATCCAATGATTACCACTCCTCCTGGCCTGTAAGAATCTTATCTTTTCTTCCTTTcccaaatttaattttagttccAGTTTCTGTTTTATATTCTTATATACTGCTCTCTTCAGCTAGATGCATGAGAAAACTGATTTTAAGAAACCCAAGCAGTCAACTTTTAGGTTTCTTATAACAAATGCTGAAAGAGAATTACTAGCTACAAGAGACATTTGGAATCAATTCAGTCCTGTAATTGTAGAAAGGAAAATAGCTGCATTTCGAGTGACCATATATAACAAGCATTGGTGTCAAAAATAGGAATTTTATGCTATTGGAATTGGAATATTATAACTTCATGTTTCCCCTTTACTGATCTTTTGTTCTAGTTTACAACTTGCTTGTACATGTCTTTGATTCTCTTGCAAAGTTGAGAAACTAGTTTCAGTATTGAATTCAACGCCTTAGTGATTCATCGTGCCGGTAgggatttgaattttaaatgtgAATATTAATACTACTGCAGGTACTATCTTTCACTTGCCCATGCTACTTTTCTGTTTCCAGGCTTGTCATACATAAATGGAGCCTCCTCAATTTTTGAAGTGTGCTCCCCTGTGATCCTTCGATctgtaaatggtgttttggCAGTAATATGCAGTATTCTTCTGTATGAGATCATAACCCTGTTGAGACCAGCCCTTGATGATAGAAAAGCTACATTTTATGCTGTTGTCCTTTCCATGTATCCTCTCCATTGGTTCTTTACATTTCTCTACTATACAGATGTAGCGTCACTTACTGCTGTGCTTGCTATGTATCTTGCTTGTTTGAGGAAGAGTTACTGGTTCAGCGGATTGGTAAATGAGTTAAAAAAAACTTTGTGTCCCAAAATTCTAAATATTCTATACTGTTGGTAAATTTATCCGCAGCCATTCACTTCATTTGGTATTAGTGCACTGTCCATGACTTCTTGAAGTCAAGTGCTGACGTATTCCATTTCTCACTGCAGCTTGGTGCCATGGCAGTGGCCATTCGACAAACAAATATTATATGGATGCTTTTTGTTGCATGCAGTGAGATCATAAATATTACTTTAGGCCACCAAAGAGATAAAATAGACATTGATGATGCCAGTGTCTCCATCAGGAAAAATAGTCAGCAGGCTCCTGAAAATAATGCCATTTTGAGCTCAAACCTGAGAAAGAGAATTATCAGTAGTAAATTAGATACTGGTGCACAGTCAACTCACACTAGAAGTTCTACGTCAAGAATAAGCACACCAGgtttgattttatatatttttagaccTCACATTAACATAACAATTCACACAATCCGTTTTCTCTGTGCAATGGAAAATCGGAATGCTTGCTCTGTAACTTGCCAAGTTAGCACTAATGTTAAATGTCTTGAATTTGTGTTTTACAGTGTTCTTGGCATTTTTGGTTACTTTGACTGCAGGATTGGTTGATGATATTATTGCTGTATGTTTAACAAGTTTGCATATGAAGAAGAAGCTTTTTGTTGCTTTTTCCCCCTTTATTATCTTATTGGTAGCATTTGTTGCTTTTGTCCGCTGGAATGGGAGTGTAGTTCTTGGTAAATCTCTTACCACATCTTTTAATAACATTTTCACATGTAAATTCTATTGTTTTTTTACTCTGGCTCAGTATTGCAGGTGCTAAAGAAGCTCATGCTGTTTCATTACATTTTGCACAAATCTTGTACTTCGGTATATTTTCTGCTCTTGTTTTGGCTCCGCTCTATTTCAGTTTTGAagaaaccataaattttttccAGTCATTCTGGAAGAATAGGCCCCACAGTTTCTTTCAAGCAATTTTGGCACTTATTGCTGGCTTCATCTCTGTTCATTTCTTCAGGTCAGGCCCATTTAACGTGCTTGATCACTTTTTCAGTATTtactcatttattttcaaaGTCTAGTTGagctcatttttttttgttcatatAGAATTCTTGCATAAGATCCATTGATCCTTATCCCTGTAGTTGTAACTTGTGCTCTCATGTTATAATATTGACCTATACTATGATAATACTTTCTTTTGTAATGTAAACTATGATAATACCGTATATGATTCCAATCAAGATTATGTTGTAACTTTCTCATCTGATGTTTTTACCTGCTATTCATTTCAAGCACCCATGTGATGGTTATCATACTAAGTGTGATGCAAAATTTTGACTATTGCAGCATCGCTCATCCATATCTTCTTGCTGATAATCGGCACTATACCTTCTATCTATGGCGGAAGATCATCAAAGCTTATTGGCCAATGAAATACCTCCTGGTCCCGCTATATGTGTATTCGTGGCTTTCCATCTGCACTAGATTGGGTTAGAAGAAGTTTTACTGAAAATGTTGATATGGTTATTGTACAATTCGTCGATATAGTGTAGATAAATTATTGTTTCTCCTATGGCAGGGAAAGTTCAGAGGAAGATTTGGGTGTTGGGATATTTTTTGGCCACTGCTGCAGTTCTGATTCCTGCTCCACTGATTGAGTTCAGATACTACACCATCCCATTCATTTTCTTGATACTTCATTCCCATAATAATGATATCCAAAGCTGGGTTCTGATGGGATTTTTGTATGTGGCCCTTAATATTTTCACAATGATCATGTTCTTGTATAGGCCATTCCACTGGGACCATGAGCTTGGGACCCAGAGGTTTATATGGTAGAAGAAATAGAATGGTCTTGAATGCTTTTTCAATAACTTTCAGTTAGACACATTTACTAAACTCtttccatatatataaattgtaatAGTTCAAATGATGTAGTATACATAACAGTTGTTATAGAGTCATGTTATTCAAATATTGTACGGTTTGGTGAATCTAATTTTGAAAAGGGTACAATATTTGAATACCATGACTCTACAACAATATTTGAAATCATTTTTGTATTAATCTAATTTTGaaatctttaataaaaaaaactgaaaaccgTTGATTAAATTAAAGTGTGAAAGAGGTGTCAAAAAAAGTGTTatagaggaaaaagaaaatgaatacATATTGGATCAAGTCCTAGCATTAAGCTAGCTCAGTCCAAGACTTTCTTATTTCCTATTTTAGACACAAAATTGTGTAACAGAAAAAggctaataaatataaataccaATCATGGTAAGAAAAAAGCGAGATGAGAGATTGGTTGTCCAAGTTAGCGAGAGAGAGATCCtgagaagaaaaaagagattGCGTATTGTGACATGGAATCTTGAGACTTTGTAACTGGATTTACCATTACTAGTGCAGATTGAGCCCCATATCTATGAGGAAAACTCAAAAGTGGAAGTAGTCTTAGTATTTTGAGGTGAACTTCTATAATTATTGTGTTTGCGTCTCTTACTCAATCTTTTAATTTCTCTTTTGTATTGATTGAATTCATTGTGAATCATGTGTTCTTGTGTGTGGATTTAGTTTGAGACTCTAATGTGTGTTCCTGTGTGTGTGATTCGAAGTTTGTTCTAGCACACCAAACTATTAGAGGAAGGTAAAGGTAGTACTACAGTATCATGATTTATtcaattttgaccttatttttttttaattttgtcttTGAGTTGGTGTACGGTAAATTCGAAATTGAACTtcctacatggtatcagagctgcaTGAATCTTAGAAGCAAGAATCGACTAAGAACATTAGAAAGAAGTTGCAAGACTGGAGAGGATTAATATATAAGAACCTGAATTCAATCTAGATGAATTTGTTGATGTCTCATTGGAAATTTTGGATTAGAACCCTCTAACTCTAtttatatttgacttacaacctaataacatgagtacaattaaagttgaaatagataagtttgatggtACAGAAAATTACAAGATATGGAGAAAGAAGATTCGATCTCTACTGGCTCAACATAATCTATTAAGGGTTCTCCCAATTGAGTGGCGAGATGGAACTACAAAGATTCAACATGAGGAATTGTTGGAAACTGCTAATGCTCTGATTATATTCAATCTATCTTACTCAATCATCATATTAATTGACAAGGAAGAAACTCCAACAAAGATTTGGAAAAAACTAGAATAGCAATTTTCAATAGAAATCACTCTCTAACAAGATTTATCAAAATCTTGATGAATTCTTGAGGATACATACCGAATGGGATAACTTAGGAGAGAAAGAGGCTTTGAGTGATGGGAATCAAGCTACATCATCCTCAACTCATTATTAGAATcctatataaaagtaaaaataaccATCCAATATGGAAGGACTTCCATAACTCTTAAGGAAGTCATATCAACACTCAAATTATAAGATTTGGAAATGAAGACTGACAAGTTAGGAAACTCACTTAGGAAAttctaatctatagggacgccacatgtatgattttataaactagtttaatattatttttaaaaattgtaataatattaaaaatttgactaaaataaaacactaaaaacagaCATCATAACGACAAATGTTCCAGGGATCTCTGttataaaaattttacaaaaagataaaataaaatgacaagtcatttttttttttttgtatttttacggaatttcaTACAAAAATCCATATAGCAAATaacagaacaacttaaattgtaaTCAAAATTCACATAGTAAACcacgtaaatttaaaaaaaatattatatgggATAATTCTCCTAAAAAAACTCAataatttatctatatataattctcccatgcaaaaaaaaaaaaaaaaaaaaaacaaaacaaaaaaaaattacacgtgttctgttgtaatttttaaattttgtgattttttttctcaattttttttttattcttattagttcttttttttgaaaaaattgttattagttCAACCCGAGTTGGCCGAGATAATGGGGATTGAGGAAGCACTCAGTTGGGTCAAGAGAAAGGGTATTCAAGATGTTGTTATTGAGTTGGATAGTCTACTTTCGATCCAACCCCGGATAGTTGGATAGTCTACTCACGGCCTTGGCGCTGAACCCGGCTTCTGACCCGAACCTGAATCCAACCCCGGATcttgacccgacttaaataaaatcaaaaaataaaaataaaaatgacattTACAGAAtatacttttgttttctgtttttaaaattgaaaaataaaagtggttaccaaaggcatttttattttttaaaaacaaaaattttactttcattttgtgattaaaaaattaaaaaacaaaagtgttaccaaacggtacctataaaaatataaaaattacttaaatatttatcatTCTCAAATGTTACGAAGCGCGATATAGTTTCTTAATTCTTATATAAATCTTTTCatcttctatattttttttttttgagatattcATCTTCTATATTTTAGTAAattcataataattttataactttctttttttttgatgTGGAATTGTGAAGAATTGAGGAGAGATGGATAGGCATTAGCACGATGCTACACATATTGTAATATTTTCTCATTTGACTCTGATTTGactttgtaataataataataataataataataataataataataataataataataataataattgaggagatacaaaaaaaaaactagtaaaAGACGTGAGGAGATGTAAACGATATTACGATTAAAATCATttctatttttcaatttaataaattaattatggtaGGAATGCTTATCATTCATTTCCCTACGTAACCGTTTTATAATTAACGAACAAACTtctctttctctattttttctctctaaaattcaTTCCATTCACTCAAAATCATTTCTTTTCGTTCCATCTTCAATGTCTCCACAACCGTCTCAGCCACCGCCCCAATGTGCCACCATGGAACGACTCAGGACCTTGACCATGAACTGGGACGCTCTCAAGGACGACGATGACGACGACCGCTTCTTCGAATCTTTCGACCGAATCTCCTCCGCACTCGCAATCGATCTCGACCTCTCTTCTTCTGACGACGATGGCTTCGACGATTGTCGCATGTCCTTCGCCTCCACTGTCTCAACCGCTCGCTCTGCCGATTTCCTACGTAACTTCTCCGATCCCAACACTCCTTCCTCAGCCGTCGTCTCTGTTGCAGGCGCTGCAAACTACGATGTATGGATGGCTGCTCCAGGCTCTATCAAGGAGCGTCGTAAACGGTTGCTTCAGGGAATGGGATTGGCAGCGGAGAAGGATCTATTGAGGGTTAGCAGCATTGTCGTCGCGGCTAAACCGGAAAACAATGCTGCAACCTGCTCCGACGTTGATCCTAAACAAGACCCTTCGCCTTCAGCTTCATCTTCTCCGTCTTCGCCGTCTCCTCAATTTCCGGTTGTGCTTGTGAGGTCTCGTTCGGATAGTGATATCGAGTCTTTTACCCTCGAGAAACTACGGCTGCAAGATATGATCGGTATGAATTCAAAACAGAGGATCACTAGAACTTACTCAGCCATTTTGGCTCCAAGGGCTCGTATATGCCCTTATGCCGATACGATCCGAGTTTCGCCGAGGGATCATCCGAGTACCATCGTAGGACGTTCGATCAGGCACAGAAATAGTGGTGGTCGTGGTGCTCTGTCTTCATTGGTTTCCTCTAGCAGATTTGGGGCTTTCTTCCTCATCAAGAATTTAGATACAGGGACAGAGTTTATCGTCAATGAATATGGCGAAGATGGGATGTGGAACAGGCTCAGTGACCTTCAAACAGGGAAGCAACTCACCATGGAAGAGTTCGAGAAGTGCGTTGGCTATTCTCCCGTCGTTAAAGAATTAATGCGTCGCGAAAACGTTACCGGCAGCAGAGTTGGCGGGAGTAATAGGAAAGTGGGTATTTCTAATTCTTACATATCAAGGAGTTTGAGGATGAGCAAGAGAAGAGGTGTTGCTCTTCTCAAAAATAGCATAAAGGGTGTGGCTTCTTCTATGAGT
This region of Cannabis sativa cultivar Pink pepper isolate KNU-18-1 chromosome 7, ASM2916894v1, whole genome shotgun sequence genomic DNA includes:
- the LOC115697329 gene encoding pectin acetylesterase 5 codes for the protein MATNLRIRFLVWLRRWSKRDWAIAIAVFTITIFVLTFTINSFSDDPDSPSPVDATADDDVVDLTFLRNAKSRGALCLDGSVPGYHFKKGFGSGSENWLLHVEGGGWCANRESCSFRAKTQLGSLNYMTRRVPFSGILSSDPSQNPDFFNWNKVKLRYCDGASFAGHPETELKTGNNLFFRGQLIWEELMDELLSIGMSRAKQALLSGCSAGGLAALIHCDDFRKLLPKDVVVKCLADAGFFLDEKDVVGNYTMRSFYHDVFTLQSLAKSLPKECVEKMEEPSECLFPHEIIKHIKTPVFLVNPAYDWWQIQNVLIPDTSDPHGYWQKCRQSILKCNPRQIEILHGFRNSLLKGLSDFQKNKDGGMFINSCFAHCQTWLTETWHSPNSPRLNNKSIAESVGDWYFNKRVVKQVDCPYPCDPTCIHVDFSQT
- the LOC115697328 gene encoding dol-P-Glc:Glc(2)Man(9)GlcNAc(2)-PP-Dol alpha-1,2-glucosyltransferase isoform X1 produces the protein MGRLAVAVMVSLWVIPISILVNRIVPEPYMDEIFHMPQAQQYCKGNFRSWDPMITTPPGLYYLSLAHATFLFPGLSYINGASSIFEVCSPVILRSVNGVLAVICSILLYEIITLLRPALDDRKATFYAVVLSMYPLHWFFTFLYYTDVASLTAVLAMYLACLRKSYWFSGLLGAMAVAIRQTNIIWMLFVACSEIINITLGHQRDKIDIDDASVSIRKNSQQAPENNAILSSNLRKRIISSKLDTGAQSTHTRSSTSRISTPVFLAFLVTLTAGLVDDIIAVCLTSLHMKKKLFVAFSPFIILLVAFVAFVRWNGSVVLGAKEAHAVSLHFAQILYFGIFSALVLAPLYFSFEETINFFQSFWKNRPHSFFQAILALIAGFISVHFFSIAHPYLLADNRHYTFYLWRKIIKAYWPMKYLLVPLYVYSWLSICTRLGKVQRKIWVLGYFLATAAVLIPAPLIEFRYYTIPFIFLILHSHNNDIQSWVLMGFLYVALNIFTMIMFLYRPFHWDHELGTQRFIW
- the LOC115697328 gene encoding dol-P-Glc:Glc(2)Man(9)GlcNAc(2)-PP-Dol alpha-1,2-glucosyltransferase isoform X2, which gives rise to MGRLAVAVMVSLWVIPISILVNRIVPEPYMDEIFHMPQAQQYCKGNFRSWDPMITTPPGLYYLSLAHATFLFPGLSYINGASSIFEVCSPVILRSVNGVLAVICSILLYEIITLLRPALDDRKATFYAVVLSMYPLHWFFTFLYYTDVASLTAVLAMYLACLRKSYWFSGLLGAMAVAIRQTNIIWMLFVACSEIINITLGHQRDKIDIDDASVSIRKNSQQAPENNAILSSNLRKRIISSKLDTGAQSTHTRSSTSRISTPGLVDDIIAVCLTSLHMKKKLFVAFSPFIILLVAFVAFVRWNGSVVLGAKEAHAVSLHFAQILYFGIFSALVLAPLYFSFEETINFFQSFWKNRPHSFFQAILALIAGFISVHFFSIAHPYLLADNRHYTFYLWRKIIKAYWPMKYLLVPLYVYSWLSICTRLGKVQRKIWVLGYFLATAAVLIPAPLIEFRYYTIPFIFLILHSHNNDIQSWVLMGFLYVALNIFTMIMFLYRPFHWDHELGTQRFIW